In Musa acuminata AAA Group cultivar baxijiao chromosome BXJ2-3, Cavendish_Baxijiao_AAA, whole genome shotgun sequence, the following proteins share a genomic window:
- the LOC135585176 gene encoding F-box/kelch-repeat protein At5g60570-like, protein MVAVPSCYLLQLFGSLDEDCGSFQKYLLAYLLLAKNGNIIEEVKRDIFDRDVNVQSLNLTGLNLRSVVKARPGGGYTDQRSNYHLFPGLYDDITLDCLALTCRSDYPSLACLNRKFNSLIRSGYLYKLRRQHGVIEHWVYLACSLMPWEAYDPFRRRWMRLPRMPCDDCFSCADKESLAVGTQLLVFGREVTGFAIWMYSLVRRDWSRCPPMNLPRCLFGSGSSGEIAIVAGGSDMAGHVLKCSEMYNSEFGTWETLPDMNVPRRLCSGFFMDGKFYVIGGMSSHTDSLTCGEEYNLETRAWRRIWNMYPGGNRATQSPPLVAVVNNQLYAADQSTNEVKKYDKANNIWNVVRTLPVRADSSNGWGLAFKPCGDKLLVIGGHRGPQGEVIVLHYWCPEDGNVGGADWDVLSIKERAGAFVYNCAIMGC, encoded by the coding sequence ATGGTTGCTGTTCCAAGTTGTTATCTTTTGCAGCTTTTCGGATCTTTGGATGAGGACTGTGGTTCTTTTCAGAAGTATTTGCTGGCTTACCTGCTATTAGCAAAAAATGGGAACATTATAGAGGAGGTGAAAAGGGATATATTTGACAGAGATGTGAATGTGCAGAGTTTGAATCTTACAGGGTTAAATTTGAGGAGTGTGGTTAAGGCACGGCCTGGAGGTGGTTATACTGATCAAAGATCAAATTACCATCTTTTTCCAGGACTTTATGATGATATTACACTAGATTGTCTGGCCTTAACATGTAGGTCTGACTACCCTTCGCTTGCCTGTCTGAACAGAAAGTTTAACTCACTGATTCGTAGTGGATATCTTTACAAATTAAGGAGACAGCATGGTGTTATTGAGCACTGGGTTTATCTGGCATGTAGTTTAATGCCTTGGGAAGCATATGATCCTTTTAGGCGTAGATGGATGAGGCTACCAAGGATGCCATGTGATGATTGCTTCTCTTGTGCAGACAAGGAGTCTCTTGCTGTTGGGACCCAACTTCTTGTTTTTGGACGGGAAGTTACAGGTTTTGCCATTTGGATGTACAGTTTGGTGAGGCGTGATTGGTCTAGATGTCCACCTATGAACTTACCTCGTTGTCTGTTTGGATCCGGAAGCTCAGGGGAAATTGCGATTGTTGCTGGTGGAAGTGATATGGCTGGCCATGTTTTGAAGTGTTCTGAGATGTACAATTCAGAGTTTGGTACTTGGGAGACTTTACCAGATATGAATGTACCAAGGCGATTATGTTCTGGTTTTTTTATGGATGGAAAATTTTATGTTATAGGGGGCATGTCAAGTCATACAGATTCTTTAACGTGTGGCGAGGAGTATAACCTTGAAACAAGAGCATGGAGAAGAATTTGGAATATGTATCCTGGTGGCAATAGGGCTACTCAGTCTCCCCCTTTGGTTGCAGTTGTAAATAATCAGCTATATGCTGCAGATCAATCTACAAATGAAGTTAAGAAATATGATAAGGCAAATAACATTTGGAATGTTGTAAGAACATTGCCTGTGAGAGCTGACTCTTCTAATGGTTGGGGTCTTGCATTCAAGCCATGTGGTGATAAATTGTTAGTCATCGGTGGTCATAGAGGGCCTCAAGGTGAAGTAATTGTTTTGCACTATTGGTGTCCTGAAGATGGAAATGTGGGTGGAGCAGACTGGGATGTGCTTTCTATCAAAGAAAGAGCTGGTGCTTTTGTTTACAATTGTGCAATAATGGGTTGTTGA